AGCACTCTGTCTTACAGCCATTGCCACATACTTTGTCGACTGGGATTGTTTCAACGGCCTTCAGCTCATGCACACAGACCGATGAAGCCTACCAGCCATCTGCGGGAGTAAGACACTCGGCAAACTCGCAGGATGGGAGGAACGTAAAACTGGAGGCGTACGTTGTTCCTTCCAGATAGCACATGTTGCCTTGCTGCTGACAGTGTGAGAGTGGGTTGTTGGACTTGAGAAGCAAACGGCCTTGAGATAACTGGGTATCCACCTCCGAAAGGCTTTGCGGGTAGAAGTCGACGAATGGGTGTGAACCCGCAGTTGCGCGCAAATCACAGTCCATCTTTGTAGATGGTGATCGCTGTCAACTGTCATTGTCTAACCCGCCAACATCACATCGTCGTTGCCTATTCAAGCCGAGATGAGTATCGGGAATCTCGATTTGTTGGTGCATGTGCGTAACACCGTGTGTGATGAAGCCTGGTTTCACGACTCGATGTTGTGTCCGCTACCAGACATTGCCTGTTCGTGATTTTTGTTTCTCATGTATCCCACTGTCTGAGATGCAGAGTGCAACGCTGCACCTTCTACGTTGCTTCGAAAGCTTCGAGTCTGTGGTAGCCGACGCCAGCGTGACACAACCGTGGCTCAGAGCATCTGTGTACGACTGCGTGACTGCGGTATTAGGGAAGACTGGCTATGCTTGGCCAAGCGCCGGGTGGTACTGCAATAAGCACTTGTCGTGCACGGCGCGCCCCATGTTGCTTTCTTCCCGAAGCATACCGAGTCCTTGAGAACCACAAGGAGGAGAGGGAACGCGAAACCGCCACAGTTGGGCAAAGCGGCTGTGCCAGGGTACGGAAGGCGTCAGATGGTGGACTTGGGCAGCATAACAAGGGTCATGATGAGGTAGCAGAAAGTGAGATAACGAGTTGTCTGGTCCCTGGGGGCAGTAGACTCGGCTGTCTCCTCGCACGACCCCGCAGTACGATGCAGCAGCGCATTTTAGGAGTCGCAGAACGTAGAAAGGGTAGCTTGCTGTTCAGAAGCAGAGATGGGCTAGGATGGGAAAATATGCCCAGAGCGGCTAGGCTCCATGGAGTCAGCTACGCAAAGTGGTTGTTTTTAGCGAATTATCGTATTGTACCGATGTTTCCAGCAGGGAGGGGAATCGAAATACACAGTACCTCGTAAATGGCACGAGGAAGATGATATAGATGTCCATAGAGACCACAAGAGAGTTGAAAGAAAACACCACACCACGCCGGTATCCACGTAAAGACGTACAATCGTCTGATCAGAGCTGCAGCCGCCTGGCTTCCAACATGGCGTTTCCACATGCATATCGTCCCGTCCTTCTAGCACCTTTGCAAATAAGCGCCATTGCGTGCCGTACAGCTGAGCAGTGCTCGTGAGCCACGCTGTTCAATTACTTTTTGGCCATTATAAGGGGTATCCGTCCTGGGCAATGTGCACGACGCCCGAATCGTGGCCAGCTACCAAATCTGGTAGCGGCCCGCAAAATGATGTACTTAGCCGAGCTTCTGATCTTGAGGGTAGTGCTGGCTGGGATGGCGGGGCATGCCGTGCTGGGCCATGGGATACTGCTGTGATTGCTGGTGGCCCTGGAGGTAGTTTTGGTATTGCAGAGCAGCCTCGGGGGTCATGTATGCTTGGGGGATGGCGTTGTTGGGGACGCCGCGGGGCTGGCCAGGCGGCATTTGCGCGTGGTTGTCCTCGGGTGAGTCGACCTGGTTGTCCTCGACGCCGTTGGCATCGCCACTGGAGGGCTCAGGAGCGTTCAAGCAAGCCTGTGGAGGGTCAGCGATGCCATGCGACAGGTGCATCCGAGGTGCAGCGTACCTGGATGAGGTTCTTGCCCTCGGGCTTGGTCACAAGAGGCTGCAGCTTCGGTGTGGTGAAGGTGTAGACGAGACCCGTCTCGGAGACGACGAGCAGCAGGACCTGGGTGCCGGTGAGGACGGACAGTTCGTAGGCCTGGGGCAGGGTGTCAGCTGGGATGCAATGGATGCGGCGACGCGCGCCCCTCTCGCAGGGTGCAGGGTGCAGGGTGCAGGGCGCAGAGCGCAGAGCGCAACAGCCGTCACGGGCACGTACCTTCTTCATGATGCCGGCCTTGCGCTTGGAGAAGGTGATGTGGCGACGCGACTTGTCCTGGATGAACTTGATCTCAATCTTCCTGCGCTCGCGGCCGGgcttgtcgtcgtcgtcgtcgtcgtcgtcggcagCCGGGCGCGGGCGCTTGGTGCCGCGGGCTGCATCGCCGACATTCAGAGCGCCGTTGCCGTCGTCGTGGACAGACGGCGACGCGTTCTGGTCGTGCTCGGTGATCTCAGAGGCCATGGTGGTGGGCGCGCTGTCGTTGGGTGCGGGTGTTTGACGTCTGGCGGTCCTAACTGCGTTTGGCCGGGTGTCTGTGTGGGGAGACGCTCGGCGTTCTGTTTGGCGGAGAGGTGCGCGtaacaggacaggacagacGAGACGAGTGCAGCTGTCTGGAGTCGGGTTAGGCCCGGGTCGATGAATGGGGAAAAGCAGGCGCGCTTGGGGACAGAACGAGACAAGTGAAGAGGCGGGTGCTGAACCCTTTGGTGGCGGCGAGCAAGGAATGCAAGGGGAGGGCAAGAGCTCGGTTGCACGGCGCTGCGGCGGACAGAGGACCGCACCTGCTCGGGCGCGCAGACCAACCAACCGCCAGCCGCCTGATTGACGAATCGCCGCCTGATTGACGAGTCGACTAGAGGGCTCGGCGGAccgggggggggggggaagGGTGGCTGGGGTGCGACAAATGCGCGCAGTACGcaagcaacaacaacaacagcaacaacaacaggaacaacaacaacaacaacaacaacaacaatagcagcaacagcaacagcaacagcaacagcaacagcaacagcaacagcaacagcaagaAGAGCGCGCGGTACGTACTAGCAGAGCAGCGTGCGACGTGGACTCGGGCGGGTGGAGCAGGGCGGCAGACCAGGAGCGCGGAGAGGCAGTGGGAGCTTGGCCGCGGGTGGGTGGCAGAAGGGGCAGCGATAGGCAAGGCAGCGCGACGCAGGGCACACGCTGGGTGGTGCAGGTGCGAGAGAGCTGTCTCAGAGAGGGAAAGAGCGAGAGAGATTGGGGAAAGAGTGAAACGGGCGGCGGAGGGGGAAGTATAGCAGCTGCTTTGGTGCcagtgcgagtgcgagtgcaGTGCCAGTGCAGTGCCAGTGCCGTGCCAGTGCCGTGCCAGTGCCAGTGCCAGTGCCCGTCAGTGCCAGCCAGACCAGACGCCTGCCTGCCGTGGTTGCAGACGACACGACGGGGGGCGGGAGACCGCTTGAGCGTGCACCCTCACCCTGGTCGACGCTGGACGCTGAGTCGCAGATCGCGCGCTTGGGGGTGGAATGGGAGGCTCGCGGCGGTGCGCGGCTGCTGACTGCCGGCTGCTGGCTGCCATGCACCGTGGGCCGCTTGCCCGGCAGAGGACGTTGCTGCGAGCCTCCAGACATCGACATCGTGCCCTCACCTCGCTGCTCAAGCTGTCAGTACGCTTTGAGCAGAGCAGCAGAGCGCGCTTCCCTCATCACGCAAAGCGCCATCCTGCTTTCGGCCCACGCTCACTCCACCAATCATCGTCGGCTCGCTCCGGCCAGCCCCACTTGGCTAGCCCCTCGCCTACAAACGGCTGACGTTAGCCCCGATCCTGCTACGCTCCTGCCAAACTCGGCATCGCGCGCTCCCCCCGCCGCTGGCGCCACCAACACGCTTCGCCGCACGGGCATGCCTCCTCCTGCTCAACACCAACGCCGACTTGGAGACTTGGAGACTTGGCCATGGCGAGACAAACACCGAGCTGCTGCCCTGGGAGGCGCCCCtccgtcgtcatcgtcgtcgtcgtcgtcgtcgtcgtcgtctctCTCTCCGCACACGCACTCCATGCTTCGCTGATCGTGTGAGGCGCAACGTCGCGGACTGCCTCGGCGCCGAACATCGAACCACCATGCACCTCCGTGACGGTGATTCGCCCACGGACAGGCTCCAACACCACTGAAACCACACACGCCTCGTCTTCGTCCGCTTGCGACGCGCCCAGCACAGCCTCTTAATGCTCGAGCTGCCCGTCTGCACCATGCCATGCATTTTCCGTCTTCCCGCTTTTGCTGCCGTTTCCTCTTCTCTTCGTTTCTTCACCGTAGCTGTGCCTATACCTAATCATTGCACTTGTCGTCGTAGTCCATCGAGAGCACGCCGGACGGCTCCGCTGCACTCGACTTCCGTTCTTTACTCCGCTCCATCGTATTCTTTTCAGCCGCAGGACGcaatagaaaaagaaaaagaaaccCACCATCACAAACCGCCATCATGCCGAACAAGTTGATGCTGGCCTTCCTTGGATTCGACTTCCTCTTCGCTGGATGTGGAGGACTCCTCTTGGGCTTCTCTTTGACGTCAGAGGCAGCAATGCGGGAAACACAGACCGTAGCCAACGTCGCGCAAAATCTCCTTCTCGGCCAGTGTCCATTGACAGCTGGTGTCGTCAATGCCATCTTCGTGTTTGCCACCTTTCTGCTCTCCCTACCTGCACTTTTCCTTCCTACAAACCGTGGCTGGCTTCGCACTCAAGGCTGGCTTGTCGTCGTCTGCGCAACCTTCACCCTGACCTTGGGTGTAGCCATCTGGATAGAAACCCTGCAGACTCGCCGGAACCTGAGCGTCCTCTGGGGACGTGAGACACCACAGGTCCAGTCCCTGTTGCAGCAAAAGGTACACCCGAGCACAAGACATGCACTGCGCACAAGCAAGCTAACATGTATACCAGTTCGGCTGCTGCGGATACGTCAATGCTAACACACCCCCCTTTGTCCAGGACTCCATCTGCACCAACGCTCTCGTAGCAGCCCAGAAAGGTGGATGCATCCGTCCATTTTCCTCCTTCACCAACAGGTACCTCGACCAGATCTTCACCGCTGCGTTCGGTATTGTTGGAGTCGACTTCATCCTGGTTCTCTGCGTGGCCATGGTCCTCAAGTACAGGATGGAGCAAGAGCGCTACAGGCACATCGACGAGAAGAACGGCACGGGAGGCTTGTAGAGATGTCAAGAGTAGAGACGCAGCCTATGGAACGGAGGAGAGCGAGGAGAATTGTGGGTTTGGGAGGAGATGGGACGAGAGACCGAACCACATATACCCAATCCTGAACGTCTCTTTTTTCCCCTCACACGTTTGTATGAGGTGACGCAGTAATGATAGGACTCAGCGACGCTGACGATCCAAGTATTCTTTCAGCTGTGCTTCCCGTACAGTGCACACGGCATGATTCATAGACCCGAATATCACAACGAGAAACAAATCTCTATTCTGACTGTTGCATCTAAACTCAGCCATCTCAAACATTTCACATGTAGACACGAGCCGTTTTCACGCATGAGccctctttctctctctctctctccctccATTGACCCATCCACGAGCGCGAAACCCAAGTCAGCACGCCAGAGCCCGACCAAGCCTCCCAAGAACCCGCGACAGCTGTCACCACCACAGCCGTCCAGCCACAACCCACCCACCGCCCCGGCCTCGTCGTTCATCCCAGCGCCCACACCGAGCGTTCCCCCTCGCGCCGGCACCCGGGGCACACGCCTGAAACCAAACCGCTTCGGGCGCCCTCCCATCCGGACTCCACTCCCCAGTCCGTCCGCTCTCCGTGTCGGCAACCGGCCAGAGCCTCAAACACGTGTATCGACGTTTTTAGTCCAGTaaaaaaaagaaagaaaaaaatTGTTTCATGTAGGTTCTATATCGTTGCTGGCGTAAGGTAGTGAGTGGTGTAGGTGGGTCCGGCGTAGCCAGGGTGttttttttcttctcttccaAATGACACGGAATGGCTCTATTGAGTAGATTTAcatccccccccccccccagcTATTTCTGTATATATAATACAATGTTTACTTGTCTCTAGAAGCCAGCATATGCGTGGCACCACCACGATGCAAAGATACTGAGTAATACAAATCAAATCAATCCATCTGGAAAAATTACAGCTCATCACCCCTGTCGCGCTTCTCCACTTGCACACCTCGGCTGGATGGGCGCTCCGTTTGTCGAATCAGAGAGGGGTTTGGTGCGACGCGACGGGGATGCGATGCGAGTCAGGAGTACGCACGCCTGGCGAGTGGGACTACCGGTAGGTACGTCAAGTCAGGTCGGGTTCGGTTGGCAGCGTGCAGTCGCGGTGGTTTCTTCGTAGCGCGGCGACGAGAGGGAAGCGTGGAGACGGGGGGCGGAGATTAGAATCAGATGGGGCGCATGTGCGGACTGTGTGCCCTTGGCTTGCTGTACGTGAGCAAAGCAAGCAACACATAACACGTCCGGTTCTGCTCGCCACAGGCTGCTCCACTGCACCGCAGCCGTGTCCGACTTCTCCATGGGCGCCTGGCAGCCAGCGCATGGGTCGCGCTCGCCCTGTCCATTCAACGGGCGCCCGTGCGGCCTACCTAGTGTGTGTTCTGTGTAAGCCCGATGCAGACGGGCTGCAGATGATCACGCACTTCCTCTTCTAGACTGGCTTGGCGCTGCGCCGCGGGTGAGCAGGTCATGTGCCAGAGGTGTCAGATTGTCAGATGGTGAGATTGCGAGATTGCGAGCTGGCCTGGTGGGTACCGCGCGAAGGATGCTGGCTGCGTTGATCCCCCTGAACCGTGCATGCTGGTGCGAGTTTTGGTTTGGGTTGCGTTCACGAATGAGATGGGAAGGAAGGCCTGCTTTCGAGTTGGTGGAGAAGGTAACATGTGGTGATCAAGGATACATTTTTTGTGAGATGCTGCACGTGACTATTGGAACAGACAACAGGTCCGTCATCGCGGGTAGATCAACACTCTGAGCGGTTGTACATGGCTTGTAACGACTCCTTCAGCGGCAGGCTTGCCACAACCTATGTTGGTACCCCAGTATCGCCGTCTCCGTCGAAGATGCTGTCTTCCACCTTTGGTGCCGGATTCTTGGGGAAAGGCTTGAGGAAGCTCCTGATCTTCGTTTGCCTCTCTTCCTCATCGTCACCGAAGACATCATCTGCTTTCTTCCCACCGATACGCACAGCATGTTGCAGCCGCCAGTATACTCTTTCGCAACGTTCCTTTGCTTCCAAGATGGTCAGGTCAAGAGTTGCACCCGTCTCGACAATAGAGTTGCCTAAGAGTTTGATATGCTGAGCCAGCACGTCCACTGCTCTGTTGAATACTTTGACCTCCGAAGAGCCAGGTGTTGGTGCCAAGAAAGGAGAAGAGCCTGCTTCTGAAGGTGGCGGGCTAACAAGCGGCATGTATGGCACGTTCAACGGCCCAGGTCCGATAGCAATATCGAGGAGCGCAAGCCGAGCGGTCAGGAAGCTGTAATCTGTACCTTGGTTCATGCGGTAATGTGGTGACGTTTCTAGATGTGTGTGGATGAGGTCGGGCAGCTGAGCATCTGCGAGAGGTACGTCAACGGAGGTGGGATAAAGGAGGAAGGACAGAGCCAGATATCGTTGCAGGTAAGCAGTCAAGGGCGATCTCGTCGGAAACGCATGGATGAGGTTTGCTTGCAAGAGGGGGTTTGTTACACGCGAAAGCAGTTTCGGGATAACATGTACGAGCTGAGAAGTGATCAGAGAATGTATAACATCCGGTTGAGGGCTTCCTACGCCTGAAGTCAACTTGTGATTGTCGGCGTACTGGCAAATGATTGCTTCCATGGCGTCTTGAACAGAATTCAGAACGTCTGCGTCTAGCACGACACGGTCGTCTAAGCAGGTGTAACAGAGCAGGTGGAATGCATGAATTCTAGCTCTTGCATGAAGCCTGACCAACATTAGCTGGGGCCTGGTCAGTGTGAGAGCTGACATACCAAGGCGCAGCTGTTGTAAGTAGAGCAGCAATGCGTTTCAGAGACGGTGGAGGTGGCCGCGGACCGTCTGCTTGCGCTTCAGACATGGATATTTCATCCCTGGCGCTCAGGCTTTCAACCTGAGCGCCGATTGACTTGAACATGACGTCGAGCCTCTTTGGGCTGAGTAGTTTCTGCAGGTGCTCCTCGTGTGTCTTGAGAATCTCGAGATACTTCTGATCGAGCGCCGCATCGCGACCGAGACAGACTGGACCCGCTTAGCAAACGCACCTTGCAACACAGGAAAGGTTCTTACTCTGATCTATCATCCAGGCAGCAAGCTCTTTTGGAAGTTCTTGCAACCGGAAGATCTGGTGCGCAAAGCCAGTCATGAAGGCCTGGTCTCGAGTGGATGGGACTGAGAGTTGCTTTAG
Above is a genomic segment from Ascochyta rabiei chromosome 10, complete sequence containing:
- a CDS encoding transcription factor of the MADS box, whose protein sequence is MASEITEHDQNASPSVHDDGNGALNVGDAARGTKRPRPAADDDDDDDDKPGRERRKIEIKFIQDKSRRHITFSKRKAGIMKKAYELSVLTGTQVLLLVVSETGLVYTFTTPKLQPLVTKPEGKNLIQACLNAPEPSSGDANGVEDNQVDSPEDNHAQMPPGQPRGVPNNAIPQAYMTPEAALQYQNYLQGHQQSQQYPMAQHGMPRHPSQHYPQDQKLG